The following are encoded together in the Humulus lupulus chromosome 5, drHumLupu1.1, whole genome shotgun sequence genome:
- the LOC133779208 gene encoding uncharacterized protein LOC133779208 has product MEDVRESTAGSATGTEVPKQQQDVSQPPPRRATGVTINEPIGAPRSAAAPAPLGKGKKKASEPTLESSDENDMPVERAFDLYTKSASKKKSHRRQSGEGCSNPPVKKSRTDDPPAPTPTKETTPRPAPSREATPPTPTNPDPPSPVKQTPPPAPVDPTPPASTVQQSAGRREEASGDDLTGVGVLTLTSGWRFLRTQNAQFEKRLSDHLSAAEARYTEKLKAAEASYVEHLEAVKAKQIEALRDAEVKHTKALKEAEAKHLEALQYKEVSLNNYREAHKLQDELEISRKEVAALEEQNARNLEDYEGASFECFYLFWKNNPNSNFSYLLEHIKEAELARCVTRLEEETIPRSPEISLAIGIEGAREEAGDAVDQQQQKSPQDAPTTS; this is encoded by the exons atggag gatgtgagggaatctactgCAGGGAGTGCCACCGGCACTGAAGTCCCCAAgcaacaacaagatgtgtcacaacctcctccgaggagggcaaCAGGGGTGACCATCAACGAACCAATTGGTGCCCCACGATCTGCTGCTGCACCGGCCCCTCTAGGGAAGGGAAAGAAAAAGGCCTCAGAGCCTACTCTTGAGTcatcagatgagaacg ACATGCCTGTCGAACGCGCCTTTGATTTGTACACCAAATCGGCGAGCAAGAAAAAGTCCCACAGGCGCCAGTCTGGGGAGGGCTGCAGCAATCCCCCTGTGAAGAAGTCTCGAACAGACGACCCTCCTGCGCCTACTCCAACGAAGGAGACAACTCCTCGACCAGCTCCTTCCAGGGAGGCAACTCCTCCAACTCCAACAAACCCAGATCCTCCATCTCCGGTCAAacagactcctcctccagctccagtTGACCCTACGCCTCCAGCATCCACCGTCCAGCAGTCGGCTGGTCGCCGAGAAGAGGCCTCGGGAGATGACCTCACGGGTGTG GGGGTACTTACCCTTACTTCTGGCTGGCGGTTTTTGAGGACGCAGAATGCTCAATTCGAAAAAAGACTTAGCGATCATCTTAGTGCTGCTGAGGCTCGATATACCGAGAAACTCAAGGCGGCAGAAGCTTCCTATGTCGAGCACCTGGAGGCGGTCAAGGCAAAGCAAATTGAGGCGCTTAGGGATGCTGAGGTGAAGCATACCAAGGCCCTCAAGGAGGCTGAGGCAAAGCACCTCGAGGCACTGCAG TACAAGGAGGTCTCGCTCAATAATTACCGagaagcccacaagcttcaagatGAGCTGGAGATAAGCCGCAAGGAAGTTGCTGCTCTGGAGGAACAGAATGCCCGCAACCTTGAAGACTATGAAGGGGCGTCGTTCGAGTGTTTCTACTTGTTCTGGAAAAACAACCCCAATTCTAACTTCTCCTATCTTCTAGAACATATCAAGGAGGCGGAGCTGGCTAGGTGCGTtactcgcctggaggaagaaacAATTCCAAGGTCTCCAGAGATTTCTCTAGCAATCGGCATCGAAGGCGCCCGAGAAGAGGCTGGGGATGCAGTCGACCAGCAGCAGCAGAAATCGCCACAAGACGCCCCGACAACCTCATGA